The sequence below is a genomic window from Lolium perenne isolate Kyuss_39 chromosome 7, Kyuss_2.0, whole genome shotgun sequence.
CTCTATTCATATAGTCTCCCCATTTTGGAAGCACACTAATTTGTTTGACGTGAAATGTAAACTTAACTTTATGCACCCCTTTATGAATAGCTGGAGCTATAATCATTCTCATTTCGACTCAACTTGAGTACAGGGTTGATTGCCCACCATTCAGTGTGAGATTAGAGGCACtgcagcaagatgaagttatctaTTGCAGACAAGATGAGTAGTTCATGGTATGTTTCCCAAAGGGAGCCATAAGAGCAATGAGTAGATTTCCGTCTTGTACTAACTTGTATATGTAGTGATTTAGCAAAGATGGATGATCCTACTACTGTACAATTAAGCATTGACAAGTTAAATTGgaggttttttttttattttgtttccgTATCAACCCTGAAGTGTGTTCTTAGTATATTCAATGTCAAATAAAACACTCAACTGATTGGACGACCAGGCCTAGCTTCACCCAGCAGGTGCCTGATTGTCATGCCCCTGACCGGCGAGGAGGTGCCCCAACCACtagtctattatatactaaaagcaaaataagggtgtttttcgaggcaccaggttaatccacatatgctaataaaatataaaccgaTGATATTAATTTTAACGTCTTAGATTAAAAGGTAAGAAATGTTACGTACAACAATATATGTGTACAAAAAATAGTATGGCACGTAACCAATATAATTATATCATTTAAGGAACCACAAGTTCGTGAGTCATGTATAGATTTGGTTCACGTGTCATCCATGAGGATAGAAGGCTATTTGCTTCCATGTAGAAAATAGAAAGCGATCACCGGAAAAAAAAAGAGATTTGATTTTATAGTTACATGCCAAATCACGTAATAGAAGAAATCCTACAGTTGTACTTCACGTATGGATAAAATGTCAGTTTTTTTCTTTCTAAATAACATCGTTAGTTAAGCCAAAGGAAAATACTAACAATCAACCGGAGGATCATTGAAGGACCGTTCGACCATGATTTCCTTGGCCCCACCCACGGCCCTACAGAAGAAAAAAAACACGTCTACTTTATCCTCACATACTATGGCTTCAGAATTTCCAGGCTTCGGCTCCACGGGTTCGTCTGCTCCCCTGCTCCACCTTCCCCCAACCTCTCTCTCCGCTTCTCTCTTGCGAACCGGTATGCGATCTCTCTTCTCTCTCCGGCGAGGGCATTCACAGAGGAGGCAGTCGACAGCGGTGGACGCGGTTGACCGACATCATTAGCCTCGGGTCGAGGGGAGGCCGTATGGCCATAGAGGGGGCGGCTAACAGCGGTAGCCGCCGCAAGCCTACAACGCCATCCTCGATCCGGGGCGCCTACGGCCGGGCTGAAGAACGTGTGAATCTGTCCGCATCCGCCGGTGATGCTAGAGGCGGCAGCGGCTATTACTCCAGGTTGCGGCACCGGTTGCTACAGGTGGCGGCGCCGATTGCTAAATGCGGTGGCGGCGGTTGCTTCAAGCAGCCAGTCATATTGCTGCATGCGGCGACGCGGGTTGCTACAGGCGGCAGCAGCAGTTGCTACAAGCGGCCAGTCTAATTGCGACATTCGGCAGGGCGGGTTGCTACAAGCGGCCGGTCCTATAGCTACTGGCGGCCAGTCCTAATGCTACGAGACGTCGCACCGGTTGCTACAGGCAGTCCGACAGCGGCGCCGCAAGTTGCTACAACCAGCGGTGCCGGTTGCTGTAGGCGGCCCAGCGGCGTTGGCATTTGCTGCAAGCGGCGGCGGCTGGTATAAACTTGAGTAGGTGATGCTGCAAGGAGGTCGCCGGAAATGCTACATTCTCCCGGCGGCGACTGGTACAAACTTGTGCCGGTGACATTGCAAGGAGGTCGCCGGCAATGCTACATTCGCCCGGCGGTGGTGTTACGTGCGGCAGGCAATGGTGCTACCAAAGGCCGGCGATCGTGCTACCAGCGTGGTCGACACCAGCGAGGTTTTTCACCGGAGCTAACCGGCAGGGGGGAGGTGGGGACAGCTGGTGGGAGTTGCCGGTGTGTTCTTCGGTGGGCTTCCATGCCATGTGCGCTGTTTTTATTTTGTCATTTCGGGGGATTTTTTCCGCGGGACGATGGTGGAAAACCACAAAAACTGTACGTGGGACACGTGGCAATCGCTGGAGGCGGGGGATCAGAAGTTCCAatccccgggggacgctcagcacgGCCCTACTCCAAAGGACCTACACATGTGTATGTGTTGGCGCGAACACATGCTAGATTATCGATGAAATATATGTTACCAAAATTACATTGCTTAAGTGTACTACTTATTAAACTATAAAAATAATGAGACATTCAAGAGCATCCAAATTTTCTAATCGATTTTCTTCATGTGTGCATTTTAACTTTCTTTGTCCCCTTACAAGTGTACCTATATATAaaatacatctttatacttttgtatATAGATAAAATGGAACAACTTAATTTTAACCTAAAAACTAAAAGGAAAGACAAGAAGATAAAAGAATCTGATAATCGAGCATCACATTAAGCAAAATCGTCCAAATTATTTTGATATTTAGATCTAAATTTTATGGTTAGGATTTAATGATAGGTTAGTTAGATGTAATCCCTACTCTTATAAAAATGTgatagatttatctaaattttgatgtatctagacactaaatattATCTAGAGATGGAGTGTACTAAAATGAACCGTGTCATATGGCGATAGGTCTCTCTAGCATGCACTTTATCAAGTATCGTCTAGGCACCTTCTCCCAAACAAAAAGTAAATACACATAAACAATTCCAGCACCACACAGCATGCAATGCAATTCATTTAGCCAACCTATATATCACGTGAAAATTGAGTACCATCTCATACATACATTGATTTATCGTACAGACGCATCACATTGGTTCCTTCTGATTTATCTTACCCTAACTCGAATACAGTTGACTTCGGATCAACCCACACAAGCAGCAGTAGCCTGATTGATCATCACTCCTGCGACTTCATCTTAAGCGGATAACCGAGAGGCCGTACCTCGCCAGCTTCTTGACATCGCTATATAACACCTGCCAACCATGGATAATAAAGGCAATGCAACTTTTTTATTCTGAAATATTTCATGAGTATTTTTTGTAATATTATATGAGCAGTTTCTCTAGATTTAAGCAAGTCATGTCTTTGTGCCGATTATGCGGATACAAAGCGGAACTGACATGGATATTAATGGATATGGCAAGGACATGCATAGTTGAGCCAAAAATAACGTATAAATTTAAAACAATTCATTTGAGTAAAATTCATTATATAATATGTTAGTTAGTTTTAATAATTATATAACATTACTTATATAATAGAAAGTCACAACATATAAAATAGATAAACTATATTAAGTGTAGTTTTTTAAGATGTAGCCCTCGCAattgcgagggccaccttgctagtgtctaataaactgtgagagagggagtatTGCCTTGGGCCGTCTATCCATATCCAGTTAGGTCCAGGTCCATCTGACGAATAAACATACATGTACAGGTATGACACGTCGGCGTCGAGCCGTGGGCGTAGCCAGCGTCGGTGCAGCtacttggccgtcggcgtagacgaCGTGTGCCAACGGTTCTTCCTCGTCAACCAGCCCGTCGGTGGCCGCAACCGAAGACGGGAAGATGACGGCGCGAGAAGCCATCAGCCTGGAATCTAATTATTTAGTTTTTTTTGACTTGATCTAATTATTTAGTGGGTAGCATGCAGGTAGGTAGCGAAGTCAGCGGGGACGCCATTAAAAATATGAAGCTCCCTTGCATGCACGAGGCCGCGTTCATCCCATAACCAGGATCGATAGTCAGAGGAGGGCATGTCAACGAAAAGATTAAGTCAGAGGAGGGAGCCAATGTAAACCTTGTCCAGCCTAATATTCCATATGGATCCTAACATGCCATGTCCCCGGCTGAAACATTCGAACGAACATGGCATGCTCCTTCATTCTACCCCCGCTCCATTTCAGCATGCTCGTTATAAATTCAGATCggatcgtatcgaagcatcaagacgagggagaggaggaagaagaagaaaggaaagATACTACATTAGTATTCAAATCATTCTCGTTTGTTTTCCAAATTAAGCCAATCAGCCATGGCGTCGTTGCCATCTTCTTGTTGGCGTTCGGTGATGTTGCTATCGATCCTGCTGGTAGCCATGGATCAGATGGCCATGGCATCTCTATCCGATGACATCGAGGTTGGGTGGGGACAGGATCACAGCTTCTTCTACAAGGCTGGCACCGACGACAAACAGACCCTGGCGCTCTGCCTCGACGAGACCCACGGTTCGGGTTTCCACACAAAGGAAGCATACCTCTACGCCCGCTTCGACATCGACATCAGGCTCGTCCCCAAAAACTCCGCCGGCACGGTCACCACGCTCTATGTAAGTCTCCATGCCATGCGCGTGCCTTGTCTGGGCAGTTATTCCACGATTTGGTTGATTTCATCTGCAAATTGATGCGTGCAGCTGTTCCCGGTGGATGTGCCGTGGGAGAACCATGACGAGGTGGACCTGGAGTTCCTCGGCAACGTCACCGGCGAGCCCTACACGCTGCACACCAACATCTTCGTCAACGGCGTCGGccaccgggtgcagcacttccgccTCTGGTTCGACCCCGCCGCGGACTTCCACACATACTCCATCGATTGGAACCCCAAGCGCATCACGTAAGCAAATTAACCCATCATCATCAGATTCAGCGTGCATTATATATGTTTTTAGTATACATGTATTGTGTGGACACAATCCAAATCAAATCCCCGTCCATGGTGATGATCAGGATCCTGGTGGACGGCGTGCCGATCCGGGTATTCAAGAACCACGACAAGGACGGGGTGCCGTTCCCGTCGTGGCAGAAGATGAAGCTGGAAGGGAGCCTGTGGAACGCCGACGACTGGGCGACGCAGGGCGGCCTCGTCAAGACGGACTGGTCGGCGGCGCCTTTCTTCGCCAACTACCGCAACCTCCGCGTGTCCTCGTGCCAGCCGTCGCCTGGCGTAGCCTGGTGCGGCGACGAGCCACCGGAGTCGACATGGTTCGAGCAGGGCCTGGACACAGCGGCCATGCAGAACGCGCGGGACACGCACATGATCTACGATTACTGCAAGGATGCCAATCGGAAAGAGTTCCCCAAGGAATGCACGTTGGATTAGTGGCATATGATTCTTTCGTATTGATATTTCCTTGGCTCTGTacatttgtgttttgatatactaGTAATCACGCACGTGCAACACACGTCTTAACCAATGTAAAATCATACCCAAGTGCTAAAAAGTGCTTGGATGCTATGTGTCCAACCGAGCACTCGACTTTTGGTCGTCCGATGCGAAACAAAGGCGCCAGATCGTGCCCTCCCCTGTCGCTTGGACGTCACCCGTCTAGACAGACCGACACCTGGGACCCGACCATATACCACCTTGCCCCGACCATTCACCACCTGGGCCCGCGGGACGTGTCGATGTATTAGCTAGGGTTCCAGCGATTTCCTTTCCCCATTTCCCGTTCTCTCCATCTCTCGATCTGCCTTTCCCATCCCCCCCGATAACTACGGTTCCAGTGATTTTCCGGTGATTGCCTGGCGGAATCTATCGGCGGCGAGTATGAGCTCGAGCGGTGGTAGAGAACTAGAGATAGTTGGTGTGGGCGAgggagggctgggtgtcgacttcGGCGTCGGAGAGAGAGCCGCGCGGGGGTGCGGCTTGGTCGTCGACGGAGAGGGAGCGCGGGAGTGTGTCTTGGTCGTCGGCGGAGAGGGAGGGTGGGTGGGCGTTGACCTCGGTGTCAGAGAGCGATCCACGCGGGGGTGCGGCTTGATCGACGGCGAAGAACGTCCCGCACGGGGTGGGCGGAGATTTCGCCGGCGGAGAGCATCCCGCGCGAGAGGATGGGCAAGCTTGTCGACAGATGGATTCTCGTGCGCAAGGTGGTTATAATTTGGCCGTGGTGGACCTCTTGTGTGCAACAGCTTCAGAGACTGAACGGTGTAGGGGTGGTGGGAGTCGGAGATCTGCAAATACAGGTATGAAATAGCAAATCAAGTCAGTGATACCATGTGTTCTGTGATTTTTCGGGATCTTGTAGATGAAATTTATCTTAGGATTTGCTCAATTTTCGAGCACACCATGAATTAGATTTATTTTTTTGAAGAATTAGTGCTGATTTGTATAGGTGAAAGTTATGTCAGCCCATCTGCTATGTTTTTTAGAGCCAAATCATGCATTAGATTGTTTCTTAAGAATTAGTGTTGATTTGTATCCGTAGGAATTTTTGCAGCCATGTATAGGGATTTGTCAAGTTAGGGGGCTGAGAGGGGAGAGAGGAAACTCATTTCAGCAGGATTTTATCTT
It includes:
- the LOC127301117 gene encoding xyloglucan endotransglucosylase/hydrolase protein 24 — protein: MASLPSSCWRSVMLLSILLVAMDQMAMASLSDDIEVGWGQDHSFFYKAGTDDKQTLALCLDETHGSGFHTKEAYLYARFDIDIRLVPKNSAGTVTTLYLFPVDVPWENHDEVDLEFLGNVTGEPYTLHTNIFVNGVGHRVQHFRLWFDPAADFHTYSIDWNPKRITILVDGVPIRVFKNHDKDGVPFPSWQKMKLEGSLWNADDWATQGGLVKTDWSAAPFFANYRNLRVSSCQPSPGVAWCGDEPPESTWFEQGLDTAAMQNARDTHMIYDYCKDANRKEFPKECTLD